A single region of the Trichocoleus desertorum ATA4-8-CV12 genome encodes:
- the hpsL gene encoding hormogonium polysaccharide biosynthesis protein HpsL: MPKSKLKSKQKILNDETPPLSMKERLAQKRKAAQARKELVNYTIFALLICAVAGLCVGIINGDPKPGIGVTAGLLCLSLSFRYPREAMWGLLIYLPFGGTVTYAIGNSPLLQLAKDAFFIPALIGTIQYCRRERLPFLIPKQLMPPLGILFAYCLLVLIFVNGSQQMAATGAEQPFAMGILGLKVLIGYVPLIVCAYYLIRDKKDLHFLIRLHVVLILACCGLAFMQYTFLKTGRCAGTVATGAGLFRASLEARCLVGGSLLYSPEQGQIRLPGTFVAPWQWGWFLISSGFISFAAAFSDPSFLWRNAGLSAMAATFIMSTLSGQRIALALVPATTVILLILTGQVANLKRFIPVGIGLGLLLSIAMAANPAVVQERIESFQSRWDASPPQDFIIQQFEFVANRAGFLGKGLGRATNAARALGNAELIETYYPKVMYEIGPLGVLAFLVLVTTLTVVTFKAYRSVRDRSLRSYGASFWVFVLFISYNTYYYPLDVDPVAVYYWFFAGVILKLPELDRQEKLLKEASEELAGKKKGRRSKKTKVSTTL, encoded by the coding sequence ATGCCCAAATCAAAACTGAAGTCAAAGCAAAAGATTCTAAATGACGAAACACCGCCGCTAAGTATGAAGGAGCGGCTGGCTCAGAAGCGAAAAGCAGCTCAAGCTCGCAAAGAACTGGTTAATTACACTATTTTCGCCCTGTTAATCTGTGCAGTTGCGGGCCTGTGCGTCGGCATCATTAATGGAGATCCAAAGCCCGGTATTGGCGTGACCGCAGGGCTGCTCTGCCTCAGCCTTTCATTCAGGTATCCCCGTGAGGCAATGTGGGGTCTTCTCATCTACCTACCCTTCGGTGGAACTGTTACATACGCAATTGGTAATAGCCCACTGCTCCAACTAGCCAAGGATGCGTTCTTTATTCCGGCACTGATTGGCACAATTCAGTACTGTCGGCGCGAACGCCTCCCTTTCCTGATTCCCAAACAACTCATGCCACCTTTAGGCATCTTGTTTGCCTATTGCCTATTAGTCCTGATTTTTGTCAATGGTTCTCAACAGATGGCAGCTACTGGAGCCGAGCAGCCATTTGCAATGGGAATCCTGGGCCTTAAAGTCTTGATTGGCTATGTTCCTTTAATTGTCTGTGCCTACTACTTAATTCGCGACAAAAAAGACCTCCACTTTCTTATCCGTCTGCATGTTGTGCTGATTTTGGCATGCTGTGGTCTGGCTTTCATGCAATATACTTTCCTGAAAACAGGTCGCTGTGCAGGAACTGTAGCGACAGGAGCAGGGCTATTTCGGGCTTCTCTAGAGGCAAGATGTTTGGTGGGTGGCTCTCTACTCTATAGCCCTGAGCAAGGCCAAATTCGTTTACCTGGCACCTTTGTGGCTCCCTGGCAGTGGGGGTGGTTTCTCATTTCTAGTGGTTTTATCAGTTTTGCTGCTGCTTTTAGCGATCCCTCGTTTTTGTGGCGGAATGCTGGCCTGTCTGCAATGGCCGCTACCTTTATTATGTCTACTCTTTCAGGGCAAAGAATTGCTTTGGCCCTCGTGCCAGCCACTACGGTGATCCTGCTGATTTTGACGGGACAAGTGGCGAACCTCAAACGTTTTATCCCTGTAGGGATTGGGTTGGGTTTGCTTCTGAGTATTGCCATGGCTGCCAATCCAGCAGTGGTGCAAGAGCGGATCGAAAGTTTCCAAAGCCGCTGGGATGCTTCACCACCTCAGGACTTTATCATCCAGCAGTTTGAGTTTGTAGCGAATCGAGCAGGCTTTTTAGGTAAGGGGTTAGGGAGGGCGACCAATGCGGCTCGTGCTTTAGGCAATGCGGAGCTGATTGAGACGTACTACCCAAAGGTGATGTATGAAATTGGGCCGTTAGGAGTGCTGGCTTTCTTGGTGCTAGTTACAACTTTGACTGTGGTTACCTTTAAGGCTTATCGCTCCGTACGCGATCGCAGCTTACGAAGTTATGGTGCGAGTTTCTGGGTGTTTGTCTTATTTATCAGCTATAACACCTACTATTACCCTCTAGATGTTGATCCAGTGGCTGTTTACTACTGGTTTTTTGCAGGTGTGATTTTGAAGCTGCCAGAGTTAGATCGCCAAGAAAAGCTACTCAAAGAGGCCTCTGAGGAACTAGCTGGTAAGAAAAAGGGGAGGCGATCAAAAAAGACCAAAGTATCAACTACTTTGTAA
- the hpsO gene encoding hormogonium polysaccharide biosynthesis glycosyltransferase HpsO translates to MRILVASHTYIVDLNCEKLRSLARLEPDIEVTIVVPQRWRPGGVQNTIIETQPRQEGSFRIVPVSNLSQNNQGLLCFGQDLITLLRQFRPQIIQVEQGSKAIGYSQLITLNRLLGLKAKNLFFTWWNLPYSLKFPISAIEAYNLRHTHGLVAGNQDGVEILQQHGYQGPARVMPQLGVDETLFRPQPQPELAAQLGIQPSEFVVGFVGRFVEEKGLLTLGKALAGLRDRPWKWLLLGRGPLKETLLNWAQQEGLADRLIWIESVPHDQVQRYINLMNTLVLPSETTYQFKTLTSVGWKEQFGHVLIEAMACQVPVIGSDSGEIPYVIGDAGLVFPEGNAEALQDCLRQLIEQPELATNLAKRGYERVLNQYTNQALASQLLSFYKELLAA, encoded by the coding sequence ATGAGAATTTTAGTAGCTAGCCATACCTATATCGTTGATCTCAATTGTGAGAAGTTGCGATCGCTGGCCCGCTTGGAGCCAGATATTGAAGTGACGATTGTCGTGCCTCAACGTTGGCGACCTGGGGGTGTGCAAAACACCATAATCGAAACTCAGCCTCGCCAGGAAGGTTCGTTTCGGATTGTTCCAGTTTCTAATTTGAGCCAGAACAATCAAGGACTGCTGTGCTTTGGGCAAGATCTGATCACGTTGCTACGCCAGTTTCGACCCCAAATCATTCAAGTAGAGCAGGGATCAAAGGCGATCGGCTATAGCCAACTAATTACGCTAAATCGTTTGCTAGGTCTGAAAGCTAAAAATTTGTTTTTTACTTGGTGGAATCTACCTTACAGCCTGAAGTTCCCTATTTCCGCCATTGAAGCTTATAACTTGCGCCATACACATGGCTTGGTGGCTGGGAATCAGGATGGCGTGGAAATCTTGCAACAGCATGGATATCAAGGGCCTGCCCGTGTGATGCCGCAATTGGGAGTGGATGAAACTTTATTTCGACCGCAACCTCAGCCAGAATTAGCGGCTCAGCTTGGTATTCAGCCGTCTGAGTTTGTGGTGGGTTTTGTGGGTCGCTTTGTGGAAGAAAAAGGCTTGTTAACCTTAGGGAAAGCCTTGGCGGGATTGCGCGATCGTCCCTGGAAATGGTTACTCTTGGGTCGAGGTCCTTTAAAGGAGACTCTCCTTAACTGGGCGCAGCAAGAAGGCTTAGCAGATCGGCTAATTTGGATTGAGAGCGTCCCGCACGATCAAGTGCAGCGGTACATCAATTTAATGAATACCCTGGTGCTACCTTCAGAAACCACCTATCAGTTCAAAACCTTGACCTCAGTGGGCTGGAAAGAGCAATTTGGCCATGTGCTGATTGAAGCAATGGCTTGCCAAGTTCCGGTGATTGGTTCGGATTCTGGAGAAATTCCTTATGTGATTGGGGATGCGGGCTTGGTCTTTCCAGAAGGAAATGCTGAAGCGTTGCAAGATTGCTTGCGGCAATTAATCGAGCAACCGGAGTTGGCAACCAACTTGGCGAAGCGAGGCTATGAACGAGTCCTTAACCAGTACACCAACCAAGCTTTGGCTAGCCAGTTATTGAGCTTTTACAAGGAGTTGCTTGCAGCGTGA
- the hpsN gene encoding hormogonium polysaccharide biosynthesis glycosyltransferase HpsN, protein MAWPAISVIIPTYCREEALRDTLVDVMAQDYPNFEVLVVDQTRTHEPATEAYLDQLATAGKIQWFRVDWASLPGARNYAVRRSTGDIILFIDDDVQLTPGFLATHARNYMEQADVGAVAGRVFDRMKLTESKKSRVIEYLPPEAMDPGVAWYHIDLVHTIKPQQVLTARGCNMSFRRELFEQHGLHFDERFRGSAVREESDFCLHIRQTDYRIWYDPEAHLVHLGEETGGCHDISTRSLQYQLTFYHNHFLLGLKNLTPIQSLRLFARLFDCHVLGRPPCHKSGSPLKILSRAGFYFLGFLSAVWTLIQSLWDDGQTYTHLDQNARGTQAPVFNQSLDEPVTAISSLES, encoded by the coding sequence ATAGCTTGGCCTGCGATTTCGGTGATTATTCCCACCTATTGTCGTGAGGAGGCTTTGCGAGACACACTAGTTGATGTGATGGCACAGGACTACCCTAACTTTGAAGTATTGGTAGTAGACCAAACTCGCACTCATGAGCCTGCGACTGAAGCCTACCTTGATCAACTGGCAACAGCAGGCAAGATTCAGTGGTTCCGGGTGGATTGGGCGAGTCTGCCAGGGGCCCGAAACTACGCCGTGCGGCGCTCTACAGGTGACATCATTTTGTTTATCGATGATGATGTGCAACTCACGCCTGGTTTTCTGGCGACGCATGCCCGAAACTACATGGAGCAAGCAGATGTCGGAGCTGTGGCTGGGCGGGTCTTCGATCGCATGAAGCTGACTGAATCGAAGAAAAGCCGCGTCATTGAGTATTTGCCCCCCGAAGCGATGGACCCAGGGGTTGCTTGGTACCACATTGATTTGGTTCACACGATTAAACCTCAGCAAGTTCTGACGGCTAGAGGCTGTAATATGTCGTTCCGGCGGGAGTTATTTGAGCAGCATGGCCTGCACTTTGATGAGCGCTTTCGGGGCAGTGCGGTGCGAGAAGAGTCTGACTTTTGTTTGCATATTCGCCAGACGGATTACCGTATTTGGTACGACCCAGAAGCTCACCTGGTGCATTTAGGGGAAGAAACCGGAGGTTGTCACGATATCAGCACGCGATCGCTGCAATATCAGCTCACCTTCTACCACAACCACTTTCTGTTAGGGCTAAAAAACCTCACACCTATTCAATCGTTGCGCTTATTTGCCCGCCTATTCGATTGTCACGTTCTAGGTCGGCCACCTTGTCACAAGAGTGGTTCTCCCTTAAAGATTTTGAGTCGCGCTGGGTTCTATTTCTTAGGTTTTCTCAGCGCTGTTTGGACTTTGATTCAATCCCTTTGGGATGATGGTCAAACCTATACGCACTTGGATCAGAACGCTAGAGGGACGCAGGCACCAGTTTTCAACCAATCTTTAGACGAACCAGTCACAGCCATTAGCTCCTTGGAGTCTTAA